From the Manis javanica isolate MJ-LG chromosome 11, MJ_LKY, whole genome shotgun sequence genome, one window contains:
- the LOC140844134 gene encoding olfactory receptor 5AK2-like, with product MVLALSTLPFLHDSNCYLISLATEQNNGTELTEFILQGFACQHKSWHILFILFLLIYVTSLVGNIGMILLIKINSCLHTPMYFFLQHLAFVDLCYTSAITPKMLQNFVGTEQSISFIGCMMQLLVYGAFATADCYILAAMAVDRYVAICNPLRYTTVMSQRVCMQLLFGSYLIGCLNASVNTGFLFSLNFCKSNKINHFFCDEPPILALSCSNVYFSTMLLTAFVGFNLTFTVLVVIFSYMYIVAAILKISSAAGRKKAFSTCTSHLTAITIFYGNLFYMYLHQGTIGSQEQAKVASVFYGIVIPMLNPLIYSLRNQDVKEALKQIGKKCF from the coding sequence ATGGTCTTAGCTCTCTCTACCCTTCCGTTTTTGCACGATTCCAACTGCTATTTAATCTCTCTAGCCACGGAACAGAACAATGGCACAGAGCTGACTGAATTTATTCTCCAGGGATTTGCCTGTCAACACAAGTCCTGGCATATCCTCTTCATACTATTTCTGTTGATCTATGTGACCAGCCTCGTGGGTAATATCGGGATGATCCTACTCATCAAGATCAATTCTTGCCTTCACACGCCTATGTACTTTTTCCTCCAACACTTGGCATTTGTTGATCTCTGCTACACCTCTGCTATCACTCCCAAGATGTTGCAAAACTTTGTAGGGACAGAACAATCCATCTCATTCATAGGATGTATGATGCAGTTACTAGTCTACGGTGCTTTTGCCACAGCTGACTGCTACATCCTGGCTGCCATGGCAGTGGACCGTTATGTGGCCATCTGTAACCCCCTCCGCTACACAACAGTCATGTCCcagagagtctgcatgcaactCTTATTTGGTTCATACCTGATAGGCTGCCTGAATGCCTCTGTAAACAcaggttttcttttctcactGAACTTTTGCAAATCCAACAAAATTAACCACTTTTTCTGTGATGAACCCCCAATTCTTGCCCTCTCATGCTCCAATGTTTACTTCAGTACCATGCTTCTCACTGCATTTGTGGGGTTTAACTTGACATTTACTGTGTTGGTTGTCATCTTTTCCTACATGTATATCGTGGCTGCCATCCTGAAGATATCTTCTGCTGCAGGGAGGAAGAAAGCCTTCTCCACATGCACCTCCCACCTGACTGCCATCACCATTTTCTATGGGAATCTCTTCTACATGTATCTGCACCAGGGGACCATTGGGTCTCAAGAGCAAGCAAAGGTGGCTTCTGTGTTTTATGGAATTGTGATCCCCATGTTGAATCCTCTTATCTACAGCCTGAGAAACCAGGATGTGAAGGAAGCCCTGAAACAGATAGGAAAGAAGTGCTTCTAG
- the LOC118968083 gene encoding putative olfactory receptor 5AK3, which produces MEQNNSTELTEFILLGFADQHKSWHILFAVFLLIYVTSLVGNIGMILLIKIDSCLHTPMYFFLQHLAFVDLCYTSAITPKMLQNFVGTEQSISFIGCMMQLLVYGAFATVDCYILAAMAVDRYVAICNPLRYTTVMSQRVCMQLLLGSYLISCLNASVITGFLFSLNFCKSNKINHFFCDEPPILALSCSNVYFSTMLLTAFVGFNLTFTVLVVIFSYMYILAAILKISSAAGRKKAFSTCTSHLTAVTIFYGTLSYMYLHQGTIGSQEQAKVASVFYGIVIPMLNPLIYSLRNQDVKEALKRIGKKCF; this is translated from the coding sequence ATGGAACAGAACAATAGCACTGAGCTGACTGAGTTCATTCTCCTGGGATTTGCTGATCAACACAAGTCCTGGCATATCCTCTTCGCAGTATTTCTGTTGATCTATGTGACCAGCCTCGTGGGTAATATCGGGATGATCCTACTCATCAAGATCGATTCTTGCCTTCACACCCCTATGTACTTTTTCCTCCAACACTTGGCATTTGTTGATCTCTGCTACACCTCTGCTATCACTCCCAAGATGTTGCAAAACTTTGTAGGGACAGAACAATCCATCTCATTCATAGGATGTATGATGCAGTTACTAGTCTACGGTGCTTTTGCCACAGTTGACTGCTACATCCTGGCTGCCATGGCAGTGGACCGTTATGTGGCCATCTGTAACCCCCTCCGCTACACAACAGTCATGTCCcagagagtctgcatgcaactCTTACTTGGTTCATACCTGATAAGCTGCCTGAATGCCTCTGTAAttacaggttttcttttttcactgaacTTTTGCAAATCCAACAAAATTAACCACTTTTTCTGTGATGAACCCCCAATTCTTGCCCTCTCATGCTCCAATGTTTACTTCAGTACCATGCTTCTCACTGCATTTGTGGGGTTTAACCTAACATTCACTGTGTTGGTTGTCATCTTTTCCTACATGTATATCCTGGCTGCCATCCTGAAGATATCTTCTGCTGCAGGGAGGAAGAAAGCCTTCTCCACATGCACCTCCCACCTGACTGCCGTCACCATTTTCTATGGGACTCTCTCCTACATGTATCTGCACCAGGGGACCATTGGGTCTCAAGAGCAAGCAAAGGTGGCTTCTGTGTTTTATGGCATTGTGATCCCCATGTTGAACCCTCTCATCTACAGTCTGAGAAACCAAGATGTGAAAGAAGCCCTCAAACGGATAGGAAAGAAGTGCTTCTAG
- the LOC108409780 gene encoding putative olfactory receptor 5AK3 → MVLALSTLPFLHLFNCYLISLAMEQNNSTELTEFILLGFADQHKSWYILFILFLLIYVTSLVGNIGMILLIKMDSCLHTPMYFFLQHLAFVDLCYTSAITPKMLQNFVGTEQSISFIGCMMQLLVYGAFATVDCYILASMAVDRYVAICIPLRYPTVMSQRVCIQLLFGSYLVGFLNGSVNTGFTFSLNFCKSNKINHFFCDEPPILALSCSNVDLNIMLLTVFVGFNLTLTVLVVIFSYIYILAAILKISSAAGRKKAFSTCTSHLTAVTIFYGTLSYMYLHHGTIGSQEQEKVASVFYGIVIPMLNPLIYSLRNQDVKEALKQIAKKCI, encoded by the coding sequence ATGGTCTTAGCTCTCTCTACCCTTCCTTTTTTGCACCTTTTCAACTGCTATTTAATCTCTCTAGCCATGGAACAGAACAATAGCACTGAGCTGACTGAGTTCATTCTCCTGGGATTTGCTGATCAACACAAGTCCTGGTATATCCTCTTCATACTATTTCTGTTGATCTATGTGACCAGCCTCGTGGGTAATATCGGGATGATCCTACTCATCAAGATGGATTCTTGCCTTCACACCCCTATGTACTTTTTCCTCCAACACTTGGCATTTGTTGATCTCTGCTACACCTCTGCTATCACTCCCAAGATGTTGCAAAACTTTGTAGGGACAGAACAATCCATCTCATTCATAGGATGTATGATGCAGTTACTAGTCTACGGTGCTTTTGCCACAGTTGACTGCTACATCCTGGCTTCCATGGCAGTGGACCGTTATGTGGCCATCTGTATCCCTCTCCGCTACCCAACAGTCATGTCCCAGAGAGTCTGCATTCAACTCTTATTTGGTTCATACCTGGTAGGCTTCCTAAATGGCTCTGTTAACACAGGTTTTACTTTCTCATTGAACTTTTGCAAATCCAATAAAATTAACCACTTTTTCTGTGATGAACCCCCAATTCTTGCCCTATCCTGCTCCAATGTTGACCTCAATATCATGCTACTAACTGTCTTTGTTGGGTTCAACTTGACCTTGACTGTGTTGGTTGTCatattttcctacatatatatccTGGCTGCCATCCTGAAGATATCTTCTGCTGCAGGGAGGAAAAAAGCCTTCTCCACATGCACCTCCCACCTGACTGCCGTCACCATTTTCTATGGGACTCTCTCCTACATGTATCTGCACCATGGGACCATTGGGTCTCAAGAGCAAGAAAAAGTGGCTTCTGTGTTTTATGGCATTGTGATTCCCATGTTGAACCCTCTCATCTACAGCCTGAGAAACCAGGATGTGAAAGAAGCCCTAAAACAGATAGCAAAGAAGTGCATCTAG